The Urbifossiella limnaea genome has a window encoding:
- a CDS encoding tyrosine-type recombinase/integrase, translated as MARGKQTVPSYLLHKPTGQARVRINGRDVYLGVYDSPESRAEYARVVAELAVHPTPADPTPLTPGRHQVSVNELLLGFWAYADRHYRRADGTPTNELPQFRQTFRLVRELYGHTPAREFGPLALKAVRQKMIDTGWNRKLVNQRVGRVRRAFRWAVENELVPVAVHQALKTVSGLQAGRTDAREPDPVLPVDDEAVRATLPFLGQVVRGMVEVQLLTGMRPGEVCQLRPCDIDTATDVWVFRPRQFKTRHRGKARAVAIGPRARAVLEALTPAEPTAHYFDPRRTVAEFRAARSAGRKTPRYASHMARNTAVRVATPKREPADRYTVSSYGHAVARAVERANRRRERLAGAGNFDAVPHWHPNQLRHAHGTAVRHRFGLEAAQVALGHERADVTQVYAERNLTLATRVAAEIG; from the coding sequence TCGGCGTCTACGACTCGCCCGAGAGCCGGGCCGAGTACGCCCGCGTCGTCGCCGAACTGGCCGTCCACCCGACGCCCGCGGACCCCACGCCCCTCACGCCGGGCCGTCACCAGGTGAGCGTCAACGAGTTGCTCCTCGGGTTCTGGGCCTACGCCGACCGCCACTACCGCCGGGCGGACGGCACCCCGACGAACGAGCTCCCCCAGTTCCGCCAGACGTTCCGCCTCGTCCGCGAGTTGTACGGCCACACCCCGGCCCGGGAGTTCGGCCCGCTCGCGCTGAAGGCGGTCCGGCAGAAGATGATCGACACGGGGTGGAACCGGAAGCTCGTCAACCAGCGGGTCGGCCGCGTCCGCCGGGCGTTCCGGTGGGCCGTCGAGAACGAACTCGTCCCGGTCGCCGTCCACCAGGCGCTCAAGACCGTGTCCGGGCTCCAGGCGGGACGGACGGACGCGCGGGAGCCCGACCCCGTCCTCCCCGTGGACGACGAGGCCGTCCGGGCGACGCTGCCGTTCCTGGGGCAGGTGGTGCGGGGGATGGTCGAGGTGCAGTTGTTGACCGGGATGCGGCCGGGCGAGGTGTGCCAGCTCCGGCCGTGCGACATCGACACGGCCACGGACGTGTGGGTGTTCCGCCCCCGGCAGTTCAAGACCCGGCACCGGGGCAAGGCCCGCGCCGTGGCCATCGGGCCGCGGGCGCGGGCGGTCCTGGAGGCCCTGACGCCGGCCGAGCCGACGGCGCACTACTTCGACCCGCGGCGGACGGTCGCGGAGTTCCGCGCGGCGCGGTCGGCCGGCCGCAAGACCCCGCGGTACGCCTCGCACATGGCGCGGAACACAGCCGTGAGGGTGGCGACTCCGAAGCGAGAGCCGGCGGACCGGTACACGGTCAGCAGCTACGGGCACGCGGTCGCCCGCGCGGTCGAGCGGGCGAACCGGCGGCGGGAGCGGCTGGCCGGGGCGGGGAACTTCGATGCGGTGCCGCACTGGCACCCGAACCAGCTCCGGCACGCCCACGGGACCGCGGTCCGCCACCGCTTCGGGTTGGAGGCGGCCCAGGTCGCCCTCGGCCACGAGCGGGCGGACGTGACCCAGGTGTACGCCGAGCGGAACCTCACCCTGGCGACGCGGGTGGCGGCCGAGATCGGCTGA